ggtttatataACGGTCGCTAATAGCGATGGTCTACCGCCCCCCCCCCGCTAGCTTATACCGTCCGCACAACGTGGCGACGATACGGAGGACGCGTTGCCGTCGGAATTTAATACATAATGTCGCCAAAGGCCGACGGTAAAAATATCTGACTCACAAAATTGAACGATATTAGACGACAGTTCTAGCATTAAACCGTGCTACTGCTAGACGACGATttataaaaaaccgtcgctatctTCTATATGCGAGACGGTTTTATATAAAATTGTCGTtcagtagcgacggttttgatgaGAAACCGTCTCCCTAAAAAAGCGTCGCTAATCCAACCAGTTTGTTATAGTGTGAGTGTAACTTTGGATACATTACGTGGTACCTAAAAAACCTACTTAACAAgtccaaattttaaaaatgtttttattaaaatatatattatatatcgaACGTCAGGTATATATCGAGTATCATTTACATTTTCATTCCACTTTTTAAAACTGAGTCTTATTTAAACGATAGATCACTTTTTAGAGGTGCCAATTTAGGTGAGTTTGGGTCGAGTTGAAGCAAGAGCACTAAAAAAGATTTCCCATCTCAAATTTGAGCCAATCTAAAACTTTAAAACCGAATCTTAATCAActcaatcaaatttttttactatgcaacattattattttttaacaaaataattaaatataaattcaaaatatatgataatattttaatttaaacatataGTAACAAAAGATATTCTATAATATTTATGTTCAAtggatttaaatatttaaatttaagagGCTAATTATATAAACTATTAGTTACTCCACAAAAGtaataattgttaaaaaaattcaaatatttgaCAACATAAATATTACACtatcaaaatttataatatCGATATCCAATGAAAAAAAGTCATCATGcatcaaaaaataaatttaaactttcAAGATCCAATTTTTTCATCGTTTAAACTATTCTGTACAAGACAAATGTTCGAATAGATTGAAAGCCGAAGAGAAAAATGAAGAAGCAAATAATCAGTTCAAAAATACGATTGAACCTAAccttaaaattataataaaaagacaaaaacttgtgtgagacggtctcacgggtattattatgtgagacggatatcttatttggttatccatgaaaaatattattttttatgctaagagtgttacctttcattgtgaatatcggtaggattgactcgtctcacaaataaagattcgtgagactggctcacaagagacctactaaaaaaaaaactatataaaTGGGTCAGGTGGGTTCGAGTTGATGGAGGACTTGATTCTTAATTTAGGTAATCCGAACCCATTTTTTCGCTTCATGTTTCGAGTACAACTCGATCTGATCCAAATGCTTAAACTCTCGACCCAAACATAATATCTCTTTGTGTCAGGTTAATTTTGTCACCCCTAGTTTTTTTTGGCATAAAATTTTTATGaatgaattttttaaataaaatcttaattttttaatatgaaaATTGGAATATTGGATTTTTTTGGTGGATATGTATAATGTATATCATCGTGCCTTATAAATTGGAAATGCATGGTTATTATACCCGGAACCCTGGTTTGAACGTGAAGGGAGGTAAGCAGTTTCCGAGAAAAATTCTTAAATTGAAGCAGGTAAAATCTTAAACCTATAGACTCTTGATTCGCTCTTCATTATTTGGTTGTAAAAGTAATATTACTATTTGATATCCCCAGATTGAGGATAGGCTCAGGCTACTCTCAACCCGACCTCCCACATGGTGTTATAGCACCGATTGGATGTATTTTGGCCGACCTCCCGAGCCGAGTTCCAACAGGGTCCAAAATATGACGGGCTCTTGGCTATGAGAGCTTCTATTCAAACATTAACGGGTAGCTCACAGAAATAAAGCTCAAGAGTGTAAATCCCGTCAAGATCTAACTAAATCTTGCACATGATCTAACCAAATATTGCAGAAAATCCAATCAAATCTAGCCAAATCGGACGCATGATTCTGAGGATCTAAATCTACCAAATCAGGACTCTGtcattctcctataaatatcaggttttgTTCGATGTTTATTCATTCATATATTCACATTCTTTCAGCACACATATTACTCTCTCAGTTTTTTTCTCTGACTTGAACGTCGGGGGCGCTTACTTCTAGCGTACTTCTAACGTTCTTGTGTATGCTTCTAAATTTCGAGAGTCTAATCCGAGATCCTCAAAAGAAGATCCGACCTCCCAAATTCCATCCCGGATTTCAGCAACATCACTATTATTGCTAGATTTTTGTTTAAATTAACGAATTCCCCTCGCGATATGCATTGGGATAAGCAAGCAGTACCACCACAAAGATGCAATCTTCAAGGATTTTATATAGAACTTTATTAGTTTTGCTTTTTATCTTCAAAGTTTTTTGTGGCCTTCAATATGAATTTGAATGAGTGAAAAGGGGTATTTTGTGGGGCTATTGTCTGCATGGATAATACTGCATGGATAATTGCTTCAAATTAAGTATATCAAACTATGATTCTGTTGCTTTTgtgcaattatttatttttgtaatatttcgATTCTGTATGAATTGTCTCAATGTTTTGTGTAATTGTGCTTTAGCAAACGAGAAATTGCCTGAAGAATGGATCTGTTCGTCAAGCAGACATATGAAAACTTGAGTCGATATACTAATTCCTTTAGTGAGATCAAATGCACAAGTCATTTCCAGTTCGACAAGCTTTACCACACGAAATTTAGGCATCCTGACCGGGAACGGCATTTTGTGGTCAAAATATGGGAAACTGGATATAATGTGTTAAGATTAGCGGTATGTGTTTTGTGCAAAGAATGGATTTGAGATATTTATGTTGTGATGACTTTGTAGTTGTAGTTTTGTAGGACGAAATAATTTTATTGCGCCATGAACTAATTCTTAGTCATCCAAGCATGGTGCCAATGTATGGGTTATGTGCCGATGGTGTCGGTAGAAGACATGCAATTAATGAGGTGCATTAATTTGACTATTCCTTGAAGGAGAAAAACGTGGGAATGGGTTGGAGGAAATTTCCACTGGCGGAAATTTAGTGGAAAACGCGTATTCACACTGACAGGAGGCTCTATAAATAGGGATCcccccttcattctgaaattatcccttcttcgagttttctctcatcttataagcatttgagtgcttagttctataatatttgtgaggtgttttgttctcctgtattaagagagtgtgttttctttggaaacacagtgagtgagttgtacaccacaaaatattatagtggaattcttttcatcttactcgtggtttttaccctaataatttttagggattttccacgtaaatctcggtgtccagtttattctttattttcgggttttattatctcaaattccgcacgtgggaccaacaagtgatatcagagccttggtttaatatttcttaaaatattgagtatgctctgtggttgcatcCTAGATTGATCTTcccatcagaaaagattttttgagattttttatttaaggcgagattattttgtccggtctactaaaattgttgtagacataatgacgggaaggtacgagatagcaaagttcaatggaagcaattttatgctgtggaaaaGCAGTCTTAAGAAAGGAGAATTGtttggcggctattggagatatACCGGTAGAAATTACGGACGATGGAAAGTagaatgagatgaatgataatgatGTTGCCTATTTACACTTGGTTATTGTAGATGAAGTACTGTCAAGTATCTCTTAGATAAAAATAAccaaagttatctgggatactttgacaaagatgtacgaggtcaagtcgctacacaacatgattttcctaaagagaaggctttatactcttcggatggcggaatctTCATCGATGACCGGCCATACaacacactaaatactctatttgcccaactcacttccatggggcataaaataggggaaaatgaacgtgcggagcttctacttcaaagtctaccagattcatatgatcaacttatcatcgaCATTACCAAtaatattcttatgggctttctaagattcgaAGATGTCCtaactgcggttctcggagaagaaagtcggtgcaagaataaggaagatatgTTGGTAACATCGAAGCAAGCAGATGTtttaccgatgataagaggaagatttatggaccgtgactcTTGTGGGAGCCAAAGaagaggtagatcaaagtcaagaagtaagagaaaaatatttactgctttaaatgtggcggtaaagggcacttcaagaaagagtgtacgagtatcgataaaagttctcaagaaatgtggccagtacttcaggcggtggtaaaatattattcagcgaagcagaaactgttgcagaaggcagacacaaattttgtgacatatggataatggattcaggagcgacgtggcacatgacgtctcgaagagaatggtttgatcattatgaaccagtctcaggaggatctgtatgcatgggaaatgatcatgccttagaaatcgctggggtcgatactgtcaaaattaaaatgtttgatgacACCATTCGCATCATTCAGGAagtacgacatgtgaaaggactgacaaaaaaatcttttgtccttggggcaattggatgacatcgggtgcaaaactcgtattgagaacgggatcatgaaaattgtgaaggatgcgcttgtggttatgaaggcggaaaaggttACTGCAAATttgtatgtacttttgggagaaacacacaaagaggctgaactagctgttgcatcaattggttcaggagaaAAATTAACAGTGTTgtggcatagaaagctcgggcatatgtcagaacgtggtttgaaaattctctcagaacggaagctgctgccgggacttacaaaagtgtcactacccttttgtgagcattgtgttaccagtaaacaacacagattaaagtttggcacttctactgccaggagcaaaattatattggagctgattcattcggatgtttggcaagcaccggttgtatccttaggaggagcgagatactttgtctcgttcattgatgatttctctaggagatgttgggtgtatccaatcaagaagaaatcagatgtttgCCAAGCCTTCAAAGACTTCAAAGCGcgagttgaacttgattcagaaaataaaatcaagtgtTTGAGGACTGAAAATGGAGGtagaatataccagtgacgagtttgatgcattttgtcaacatgagggcatcaaaagacagttcacgacggcttacacacctcgACAGAATGGAGTGGCAGAGCGGATGAACATagccttgttggacagaacaagagctatgttgagaaCTGCAggtctagaaaagtcattttgggcagaagcagtcaaaaccgcttgttatattatcaatcgttttccttcagtggcgattgatctgaagactccgatgaagatgtggaccgggaagccgacatattattttcatttgcatacatttggaattccggtgtacgttctgtacaatgagcaagaaagatcgaagTGAGATTccaaatccagaaaatgtatcttcttgggttatgctgatggagtaaaggggtttcgtttgtgggatcctactgttcacaagcttgtcatcagcagggatgttatctttgaggaagataaaataaatggagacaaaggcacaccgaattcagaaactactatattTCAGTGGAGAATAAGATAgacgaaggtcaagtttcttgtgaagcagtaccagagcacgaagaacaagaacatgttgagtctgagatttccaatgtgaggcagtaAACTCGAGAtagaagaccaccaggttggctttcagattatgtcactgaaagcaacattgcatattgtttattatcagaggatggtgagccattgagtttccacgaggctactcaaagctcggatgtatccttgtggatgatagcaatgcaagaagaattGGAGGCATTGGAcaagaataaaacttgggatcttgttacactaccacgagggaAGAAAGTCATTGGAAACAGAtggatctataagatcaagcatgatgacaataaccaagtggagcggtatcgtgccagattggtggtaaaagggtatgctcagaaagaaagTATTGaattcaatgagatattttctcctgtggttcgactacaacagtcagagtagtgttggcattgtgtgcggtatttaacctacatctagaacagctagatgtgaaaacggaattttttcatggagatcttgaagaagaaatatatatgctccagccagaagattttgcaaaaaaaaaagcaaagagaacttggtttgcaggttgaagaaatctctgtacggtctcaaacaggcgccgatgtgttggtacaagagatttgattcctatatcatgagccttggatacaacagactgagtgcagatccttgtacatatttcaagaggtctggtgatgattatatcattttgttgttgtatgtggacgacatgttggtagcatgccccaacaaagatcaggtccaaggattgaaagcacagttggctagggaatttgatatgaaggactttggaccagcaaacaagattctagggatgcaagttcaccgagataGAAGTAACATAAAGATTTGGCTTTCACAGAGAAATTATTTgaaagtcttgcaacgcttcaacatgcaagacaGTAAGCCAATATTGACCCCacttcctgttaacttcaagttatcctccgagatgtgtcctagcagtgaagcagagaggataGAGATCtctcgagtaccatatgcatcagcagtgggaagtttgatgtttgctatgatatgtacaagacctggacattgctcaagcagtgggagcagatatggcgaatcctggaagagagcattggagcactgttaagaggatccttagatacattaagggtacctcgaatgctgcattatgttataggaggatcagattttacactcaggggctatgtcgattcagattatgcaggtgatcctgataagaggaaatctactattggttatgtgtttacactttccgggggagcagtaagctgggtttcaaaactgcagacagttgtgTCGTTATCTACAACGGAGGAATAATATATGGCAGCTACTCAATCTTGCAAGGAGGAAATATGGATcaaaaggttattggaggagatcagACACAAACAAGAAAATGTTTCTTTGTTTTGCAATAGTCAGAGTGtcttgcacatcgcaaggaattcagcctttcattccaggacgaaacacattggagtacagTTTCATTTTTgcgagaagtagtagaagaaggaagcgtggatatgcagaagatccatatGAAGAATAATATAGCTGATTTTCTAaccaagccagtgaacactgataagattgagtggtgtagatcctcaagtggcctagcaggaaacgtaagcagcatggaatggcaagattgaaaagatgtgtggagatgtgtttgattctcaatcaaatctccaagtgggagaaatgtcggtAGAAGACATGCAATTAATGAGGTGCATTAATTTGACTATTCCTTGAAGGCGAAAAACGTGGGGATGGGTTGGAGGAAATTTCCACTGGCGGAAATTTTGTGGAAAGTTTGAATACACGTTTTTAACGCGTATTCACAATGATAtgaggctctataaatagagctccctcCTTCATTGTGAAattatcccttcttcgagttttctctcatcttataagcatttgagtgcttagttctataatatttgtgatgtGTTTTGTTcttctgtattaagagagtgtgttctctttggaaacacagtgagtgagttgtacaccacaaaatattatagatgAATTTTTTTCATCTTAGCCGTGGTTCTTaccataataatttttaggggttttccacgtaaatctcggtgtccagtttattctttatttttgggttttattatctcaaattccgtaCGTGGGACCAACAGATGGTGAACATCTTTGTGCAATGTATGTGTTCCAGGCTTCTGACTCTGTATATAACCTCATTCCaagaggtaaaaaactttttgTTTCATTTTTATGAACAATTGGCTATCGACCATCTAAAGCTCCTTCTCGTGCTATCTTTTAGTTAGAACTGAACGAAATATCAACTAACTTGTTCTTCAAGTACATTCCCATATTTGTTGTTCTGTTATTATTTAGGTTATCAAATTCCTGTCTCTTGCATGAGCTGTGGCTATTGTTCAGATTGCTGACATTATACTAGTCAAGCTCTGCATGTCGTAAACTCGAATATATCATCTCCATAGTTAACCTTATACCCTTTTTAATCTATAGATTCTTTTACGTGGCTGCAAAGAATCAAGGTTGCCCTTGGGATTGCTAGCCTCCTCAAATTTTTGCATAGGTATGTATATCCACAGTATCCACCTTTCgtagttcgcaatcttgatgcTGCTCATATATTGCTTGATGAGGTGCATTTTGGATGCCCTACACTCATCAAAATATTTATGCTATTACGAAATATACAAGCAATAATTATTTCACTTGTCATGCAGAACGGTTATCCAAGGTTATGTGATTTTAGCATCATAACTGGTGGAATTCTTCCTGATAGAACACTTGATAAAAACGATAATGCCCATGGATGTTATGGTCACATGGACCCTTACGCTGGGAAGAAAGGTATTTCATTTTCATATAGTAGCCTCATGAATAAGCCTTAAGAATTTATTCTAATTTGCAGCTCTGCCTCTCACATTTTACTCATTACCTCTGAACAGAATTGAGTTTGAAATTGTTGATTGATTTATGGTTTTCTTTAAATGTTTTTTAGCTTGAAATGTCTCGATATTTTTTCTTTGAGGAACAAAACAGAACGGAACATATAGTTTGGCTTGTTTAGATGATTATGTTACTACAATGATTTGTTTTGAATCTATGTAGCTAATTTTCTACATGTAATAGTATATTTCCTTGCTAATGGAAGTCGTGGTGGCCTGGAGCATGGTTCGCCGGAATGGTTGCGGTGCTTGGAACGACAACGACCGTTCCAGTTCCAATGTTATGTTGCGGAAcggttgtataaaaaaattaataaattcaaaaaattggtaaaaaatgtaaatataaattatatcatactaaaaaataaaatatataaagttattacaaattaatagatcaatacaaaactattttacaataatagcacaataagaaaaaacacactaaaaattataacatacCAAAACTAATACCATGAAGAGTGACGCGGAGGAGCGAGATCATTATTATATTCTTCATCACTATCTCGTAGATTAAATTGATTTCGAACATTTGGATATTGACGTGATTGTCCATAGGGATATTGATTAGATTGAGATGACGAAATATCATTAGATTggggggcgcatatgcgcgactttccgggcgcatatgcgccctccTTTCTGCCCAACACGCGCAAAGGCGCGAGATTGgggggcgcatgtgcgcgacttcCCAcggattttagcgacggttaaaaacAAATTCGTCGCAACTTGCGTTCCGTTCCGCCCATTCCGCTTTCCCGTTATGTGGCCGATAAAACGCCAcataacgccgctacaatacaATAAACGATTTGGCCTGGAACTTTGGAACGGTGGCCACCGTTCCCGTTCCGTTCTGCCCGTTCCGCCAGTTATGCGGccgttccggcgaaccatgGCCTGGAGGGATAATAGTAATCTGTTTATATTGCTGATACATAGAGATTGGTGAACTAGGAATTAGGAGAATGATGTATTTGTGTCGTAAAGAATAACGGAAAAGGTCCAGAAGGTGTGTCGTGTGTAGAACACATATAAAAGCTATTGACACATGATATGCACGGCTGAATGAAAGGATATAGAGATTAGAGATAAGTTTGCTTTGAACAAAACAAAGTTGTCACTGTTTGTAAGGCAGAGTTAGAGTTATTTCCGTTTCCTTTTTTTTGggtgggtgtgtgtgtgtgaaggCGCTAAGAAATGTTTAACTGATGGTTACAGCTTTTTGGTACGTTGATTTATGTATAACTATGAACAGATGTCTCGATATGGTGTTTATTGGAGGCAGAGTGCTTATAAAATAGAACTATTAATGTcattaaattaacttaaatAGTTTGAACTAGCAAAAATAATGGTGAACTCCGACGAAATATGAATTTCGATATTCGATATATTGCTATTAGTTTCATTTATTTCTGTCCATTGTGATTGTTCTGAGCAAGCTGTGAGGAGTTATTTTTGTAGCTAGAGTCCTCTTGAGTCTACAGAATTGTAATTGATTCAATAGCAGACTTTTAAGCTGGTTAAAGGGCAAACACCATAACTGAAATTGAGTGTATAGACGTCGTTTACTCTTGAAATGCAAACTAATGAGCATTCTATACTCAATGTTGTAATTGGCGGGAGGCGGGGCAGGACGGTCAGTGACCGTCTACCGCCTAAGAAGTGACTAAGCTGTTGAATTTTTTTAGCAATTTTTTATAGGTAATAAATAagaatatataatcatgcaatgtgatTACAAGTAATCATCATTTTTTAAGTAATGTAtgtaattaaataatgtttatgcatacaaaaacttcataaaatataatacaatTTAGATAAAGTGCagataaatatataaatgcAAACTAACAAGATGATTAAGGCTGTGGGTGGAGGCGGTTTGACAAAGGCGGATAGCCTCGGAACACCTATAGAGACCGCCTTAGACAAAGGCGGGGCGgttgaccgacgatttcggttgagattaattctagcaagcggactaggtcaagttatagtaaatggacgaacagtccaagtatcgatctcacagagactattatttaattattaagatttaattattttatttaatctaggcaaacaatAACGATCAATTTGATTATTATTACAACTAAGTGAATTTTTAAACTAATTTATGCTAATTTAATGACTAAATCAAATATCCGAGAAGCGTTGGAACTTGGagattttcaaattcaaataaaatgacCGGGAACACACGATGGTAACAAACTCTGATTAAAATCATGCACTGGAATTAAATGATCACAGATTATTCAATGTTACGATGCAATTCtccaatttaattataaatctatttctagaatttataatcatattttcatttaacagtccaattatttttaattgaatttaattaaacaaaaacgcataGAATTAtagctgtcgcctaaaatcgcacactgaaaccgaatactatttctagtcgattTAACTGTGTGTTGATTTAATTTTTGAAGCTAATTCCAATCtattctctttcgagtcaagatcgaaCAACAAACATGCACTTAATTGGCCAAATCAAAAGCACGAAATTTAcgcaaacattaatcaataacGAGAAATAATTTCATAGAACAAACAATCCAACGAATAACCAAAAATCAATTGTTTGTCCCTATCGTGCTCCCGATCACAAaagaaactactccataaattcaaaagtaaaatcaaattcaatgtttgaattcatgtctgaaaaatatgaaaataaaagagaagagaAATTCTCAGTGATGGTGCGCGGTTCTTGCATGAGAAGTGTACGAATTTCTCGCGTTTTTCCCTTCGCCATCGTCGTCTTCAAAGATCCAAAAATTCTCTTAATTCCTCTCCAAGTCGGCTGCCGCTCACGAAATTCAACAACCCCCCTTCTTTCCTAGGTTTTTCCTTTTATTTCCTTCCCCAAAATCACGAGCAAATCTTCGCGAAATCTGATCTCAAAATCATATACACGAACCCCGTGTATGCCTCCGGATTGGGGTCCGTGTGAACTCGATTAA
This region of Primulina eburnea isolate SZY01 chromosome 14, ASM2296580v1, whole genome shotgun sequence genomic DNA includes:
- the LOC140812146 gene encoding protein STRUBBELIG-RECEPTOR FAMILY 8-like; its protein translation is MDLFVKQTYENLSRYTNSFSEIKCTSHFQFDKLYHTKFRHPDRERHFVVKIWETGYNVLRLADEIILLRHELILSHPSMVPMYGLCADDGEHLCAMYVFQASDSVYNLIPRDSFTWLQRIKVALGIASLLKFLHRYVYPQYPPFVVRNLDAAHILLDENGYPRLCDFSIITGGILPDRTLDKNDNAHGCYGHMDPYAGKKGISFSYSSLMNKP